One region of Mustelus asterias unplaced genomic scaffold, sMusAst1.hap1.1 HAP1_SCAFFOLD_129, whole genome shotgun sequence genomic DNA includes:
- the LOC144484823 gene encoding putative G-protein coupled receptor 139, producing MHGPAKGLFFAICYPVLAGIGAPDIFVGVHGKVNIYCSSLVASGKANVWAIIVLCRGRCGLSRCITFYLVAIAVSDFLIIITAGILNRIGRIYFSNSVLSTTPACRVSSLLVFATRDGSVWLTVAFTIDRLIAICCQSLKTRYCTEKTALLIIGIVCALSCVKNVPFYFVYQPLYILDGVPWFCDIKITFYTSPTWLAYDWLDHILTPFLPFLLILLLNSLTMRHILVASRARRRLRGTEDHGDPEMENRRRSIVLLFTISLSFLLLWATYVGHFLYARLAGAGYLTSLDFNDPDYILQETTNMLQLVSSCNNVFIYAISQNKFREELRKLLICPFTMLTRVFKQ from the exons ATGCACGGACCAGCGAAAGGTCTCTTCTTTGCCATTTGTTATCCCGTTCTTGCTGGTATTGGTGCTCCTG ATATTTTTGTTGGTGTCCATGGCAAGGTCAATATATATTGCTCATCTCTCGTTGCCAGTGGAAAAG CCAATGTGTGGGCGATTATAGTCCTATGCCGAGGACGGTGCGGACTCTCCCGGTGCATCACATTTTACCTGGTGGCGATAGCGGTGAGCGATTTCCTGATCATCATTACTGCCGGCATCCTCAACCGCATCGGCCGCATCTACTTTTCTAACAGTGTCCTGTCCACCACCCCTGCGTGTAGAGTTAGTTCCTTGCTGGTCTTTGCCACACGGGATGGGTCAGTTTGGCTGACAGTGGCTTTCACCATCGACCGTCTCATCGCCATCTGCTGTCAGAGCCTGAAGACCCGATACTGCACCGAGAAAACAGCATTGCTGATTATAGGAATAGTCTGTGCCCTgagctgtgtgaaaaacgtccctttctacttcgtctacCAGCCCTTGTACATTCTAGATGGGGTGCCCTGGTTCTGCGACATCAAGATCACCTTCTACACATCTCCCACCTGGCTGGCCTACGACTGGCTGGACCACATCTTAACCCCCTTTCTTCCATTCCTCCTCATCCTGCTACTCAACAGCCTGACTATGAGACACATATTAGTGGCCAGCAGAGCTCGCAGGAGACTCCGAGGCACAGAGGACCACGGAGACCCGGAGATGGAAAACCGCAGGAGATCCATTGTCCTGCTCTTCACCATTTCCCTTAGCTTTCTTCTCCTGTGGGCCACCTATGTCGGACATTTCCTCTACGCACGGCTCGCAGGTGCGGGCTACCTCACCAGCCTGGATTTCAATGATCCAGACTATATCCTTCAAGAGACAACTAACATGCTCCAGTTAGTAAGTTCCTGCAACAACGTCTTCATCTATGCAATCTCCCAGAACAAGTTCAGAGAGGAGCTGAGGAAATTGCTGATCTGTCCATTCACCATGCTCACTCGTGTCTTTAAACAGTAG